The Schistocerca nitens isolate TAMUIC-IGC-003100 chromosome 7, iqSchNite1.1, whole genome shotgun sequence genome contains a region encoding:
- the LOC126195285 gene encoding uncharacterized protein LOC126195285, with the protein MARRVRNLQLQMKQGFEVPKEDGRGKRGNYPHKFQDKAVRSVTEFLNAIPKYNGHYSRQLNPNTVYLDGDLTIASLFRDKYSEYCKEKQVPAVSESKFGEIFVSEFNIGFKLPKSDTCSKCDGFLIVINNPELCAEEVTEKKQQYELHLIKADRGQNMIASLTALAKENSKEHHVIAMDMQQTFPTPELTVSPAFYKRKIWTYNYGIHDCGSNKGYVSVERERRRTGFR; encoded by the exons ATGGcacgaagagtgaggaatttgcaacttcaaatgaagcagggatttgaagtgccaaaagaagatggaagag gaaaacgtggaaactacccacataaatttcaagacaaAGCTGTACGAAGTGTTAcagaatttctcaacgccataccgaaatataacggtcattacagtaggcaactgAACCCGAATACAGTGTATTTGGATGgtgatctcacaattgcttccttatttcgagataaatactcagaatactgcaaggaaaagcaggttcctgcagtgTCTGAAAGTAAATTcggagaaattttcgtatctgaatttaacattggcttcaaactaccaaaaagtgacacctgttcaaaatgtgatggatttctaattgtaataaataacccagaattatgcgcagaagaagtcacagaaaagaaacaacaatatgaactgcatctcataaaggctgacagaggacaaaatatgattgcgtctttaactgctctggctaaagaaaattcgaaagagcatcatgtgatagcaatggacatgcagcaaacgttccccacgcCTGAACTAACAGTtagtccagcattttacaagaggaaaatatggacatacaactatggtatccacgactgtggatcaaataaaggttatgtttctgtggagcgagaaagaaggaggacggggttcagatga